The Leptospira sp. WS39.C2 genome contains a region encoding:
- a CDS encoding leucyl aminopeptidase yields the protein MKIEISPLQIQIGNFKSGSFYKLIPIFQEDVKEELGKKFPTQIETKVFSGELGKEFRDEGDQTIYLGLGEKEKLNFRKFISHFFKYGEKILNYDGMGLEIHIPKSLSKKFSADRIAYQIANTLFIGSYPVSVLQTKKKDKEKKKVGAVFLKFEDKSVLNLAESGLSKSKVVAKHVNGARHIAHLPANYFTPNDFVSRAKEIAKEYKLSVKVWDETQLKKEGLGGILAVSRGSELEGKMVVLEYKPAKAKKKFAIVGKGLTFDTGGISLKPPGEMHEMKYDMCGAAATIHAIGAIAALQIPIHIIAAIGVAENMPDGKAIKPGDVYTAYNGTTVEVQNTDAEGRLVLGDVLSYVSKNYKPDYMVDLATLTGAVIIALGHEAAAILTNSDPLREALFKASEVSDDRVWELPLWDEYGEDLKSDIADLKNITGGGKGAGTISAGIFLSKFVDESINWAHIDIAGAAWRKKKSGTQFHGPTGYGVRLLVDLAQELANK from the coding sequence ATGAAAATCGAAATCTCTCCACTCCAAATCCAAATAGGAAACTTCAAATCTGGTTCCTTTTATAAGTTAATTCCTATTTTCCAAGAAGATGTAAAAGAGGAACTTGGGAAAAAATTCCCCACTCAAATTGAAACCAAAGTATTTTCTGGAGAACTGGGAAAAGAATTCCGAGATGAAGGGGATCAAACCATTTATCTTGGATTAGGTGAGAAAGAAAAATTAAATTTCAGAAAATTCATTTCTCATTTTTTTAAATATGGGGAAAAAATTCTGAATTATGATGGAATGGGATTAGAAATTCATATTCCAAAATCACTTTCGAAAAAATTCTCTGCGGATCGTATCGCCTATCAAATTGCAAATACACTTTTTATTGGAAGTTATCCAGTATCTGTATTACAAACAAAAAAGAAAGACAAAGAAAAAAAGAAAGTGGGAGCAGTTTTTTTAAAATTTGAAGACAAATCTGTTCTCAATTTAGCGGAAAGTGGACTTTCTAAAAGTAAAGTGGTCGCAAAACACGTAAATGGTGCGCGCCACATAGCTCATTTACCTGCCAATTACTTTACTCCCAATGACTTTGTTTCCAGAGCAAAAGAAATTGCAAAAGAATACAAACTGTCCGTAAAGGTTTGGGATGAAACTCAATTGAAAAAAGAAGGATTAGGTGGAATCCTCGCGGTTTCACGTGGTTCCGAACTCGAAGGCAAAATGGTGGTATTGGAATACAAACCGGCCAAGGCAAAAAAGAAATTCGCAATTGTTGGAAAAGGTCTCACCTTTGATACGGGTGGAATTTCTTTAAAACCACCAGGTGAGATGCACGAAATGAAGTATGATATGTGTGGGGCCGCTGCAACCATCCATGCAATTGGTGCCATAGCTGCCTTACAAATTCCCATCCATATCATTGCAGCCATCGGTGTAGCCGAAAACATGCCAGACGGAAAAGCAATCAAACCTGGTGATGTATATACAGCATATAACGGAACAACTGTGGAAGTCCAAAACACAGATGCCGAAGGAAGACTTGTGTTAGGTGATGTTTTATCCTATGTGTCCAAAAACTATAAACCAGATTATATGGTAGATTTGGCAACTCTCACGGGGGCAGTCATCATCGCTCTAGGCCATGAAGCAGCAGCCATTCTGACCAACTCCGATCCACTTAGAGAAGCATTATTCAAAGCATCTGAAGTTTCTGATGATCGTGTTTGGGAACTCCCTCTCTGGGACGAGTATGGCGAAGACCTAAAGTCAGACATTGCCGATCTTAAAAATATCACTGGTGGCGGAAAAGGTGCAGGGACAATTTCTGCAGGGATTTTCCTTTCTAAGTTTGTGGATGAATCCATCAATTGGGCACATATTGACATTGCAGGTGCCGCTTGGAGGAAGAAAAAATCTGGAACCCAATTCCATGGTCCAACTGGATATGGTGTGCGTTTGTTAGTTGACCTTGCACAAGAGTTGGCAAACAAATAA
- the bcp gene encoding thioredoxin-dependent thiol peroxidase, translating into MNMLEVGKKAPNFTSVNQNGEKVKLADLTGKNGVVVYFYPRDMTPGCTTEACDFRDNFARLKKFGYNVVGISKDNPKSHTKFIEKQELNFDLISDESGEICEAYGVWREKVFMGRKGLGIVRSTFLLDSSLKIKKIYDSVKVKGHVEEIIKDIQEIQGK; encoded by the coding sequence ATCAATATGTTGGAAGTAGGGAAAAAAGCCCCCAATTTTACAAGTGTCAACCAAAATGGAGAGAAAGTAAAACTAGCCGATCTAACAGGGAAAAATGGAGTCGTAGTTTATTTTTACCCAAGAGACATGACACCAGGTTGTACAACAGAAGCATGTGACTTCCGAGACAACTTTGCTCGTTTGAAAAAATTTGGTTACAATGTTGTAGGAATTTCAAAAGACAATCCCAAATCTCATACCAAGTTCATTGAAAAACAAGAACTCAATTTTGATCTCATCTCCGATGAATCAGGTGAAATTTGTGAAGCGTATGGTGTGTGGCGAGAAAAAGTATTTATGGGCCGCAAAGGATTGGGAATTGTTCGGTCCACCTTCCTACTTGACAGTTCCCTCAAAATAAAAAAAATCTATGACAGCGTGAAGGTTAAAGGACACGTTGAAGAAATCATCAAAGACATTCAGGAAATCCAAGGGAAATGA